From the Camelus bactrianus isolate YW-2024 breed Bactrian camel chromosome 4, ASM4877302v1, whole genome shotgun sequence genome, the window acccccaccccaaggcaTAGGGTGTGTCATCTGCTGGCCATCAGGGACCTTGCCCAAGTCCTCTCTGTGCCCCAAGAACCTGGCACCAAGAACACACGTGTGATATGCTGTCACCTTGTCTGTCTTCTGGAGTCCTTGCGGGTGATGTTTCTGTGTAAGTGGCGAGGGGCACAGTGGGGCTCCGGGACTCGTCAATGTCCCTTTCTTCTGGGCCACCAGCCTTGACCTGGTCTTCCCGCTCAGATGTCAGCCCCTGGAGGGGTGGTCCCCACTGCCCACGTTGGAGCACAGCCCAGCATCTGCCCTTGGCCTCTGACCAAGGCATGCTGTCCCCGCCCCAGCATGGTCAGTGCCTTCTACAGGATGACCATGACCAGCATCACAGGCTCTTTCAGGTCTCATGATGGCCCAGTGAGAAACCTCCACTTTGaaagcagggaaactgaggctgggagaagggaggaggcttGTCTGGTTTGCTCTACCAGCCAATTTGAGTCCCAGTTCTCCTGACTCTCGGTATCATGCTCTTTCCACCACACCACAAACCATCACTCAATTCAAGTTAGTAAATAGTTATTGATCTTCTTCTAGGTACCAGGCAGCAGGCTAGATGATCTCTCCCAGCCCCCACTAAGGTGGCAAGAGAGGGCCATGCGGGCACGTAAATAGCCTCAGTCACCAGGCCTGTCGGTCCCTGGGCCccattccctccccacctcctcctagATCTGGTCTCTTGTTTTGCTTCAGGAAGTCCTAAAAGATGATACTGACCTGGAGACAGGAAGATACAGTCCCAACCCAGAAGGACCACTAAGGAGTTCATAAATCCACTGAAGATTTTTTCCCTGGATCTTTTCCACACACACTATAcagaacaattttcttttttattgatgtatagttggttacaatgtgtcaatttctggtgtacaacttaatgtcccagccatgcatatgtgtatacatatatttgctttcatattatttttcattaaaggttattacaagattttgaatgtagttccctgagctatagagaagaaatttgttttttatccatttttatatatagtggttaccATTTGcaaatttcatatggtatttttctttctctttctggcttacttcacttagaatgacgatctccaggtccatccatgttgctgcaagtggcattattttattcttttttatgactgagtagtattccattgtataaatataccacagcttctttatccagtcatctgtcgatggacatttaggttgcttccgtgtcttggctattgtatatagtgctgctatgaacattggggtgcaggtgtcttcaaattagagttccctccagatatatgcccagaagtgggatttctggatcatatggtaagtctattttcagttttttgaggaatctccatactgttttccattacaGAACAATTTTTAACACCTTAAACAAAACAAGCGTATGCCAATGACTGACTCACGTCCAAGCACTTCCCTTGGAGCAGATGGTACTTATCCTGGGGAGGCTGCTTCAGCTCTAGGGAGCTTGTGGTCCCCCTTCAGAAGGACTTTGAGCTCCACAAGGACATCTGTGTCTCCTCATCCACCACATTCCCTGACTTTGACCTGAAATGACGACTGACAATTTCAGAATCAATCTACCCCACCCTCCCAGCATCAACATTATCAACCCTTCAGTTAATTCAAATAATGCGTAGCACTAGAAACCACCTCatccagaaaaaataaacaattgcaTTTCAAGAAAAGAATCTGAGTCTGCCTCTACAGCCTCATTTCCAATGCAATCTTTATGCATTATAAAGGAAGGCAGCCTTCATTTCAAAGGTTCTGCAATTGGAGAGATCTTAGTAGTGAAAGAGGCTCTGATCATAAATGGTAAACTGATTATTCCTTCGAAGGGTACAGAAAAAATTTCTGTAACCCAAGTCCTCTTTCATGCAAAGGCTGCCACAGGGAAAAATGCAGCCATttgacatgaaaaataaaaacataaagactCTTTCTCAAGGTGAAATGACTGCTTTAAAATACTAGGAATGGATCAATATTCCAAGAGGCTGTTTATCAGCAAGCAGTTTGACCCCCTCTGACTCACTCTATTCACGTCTCTTTTGTCCTGTTTCCTCTGCTCCCTTTACCCTACGTACCtgcctgttttctcttttttgttgcttgtgttcctacctccttcccttagctctctgctctctctttgtctctttcaaTTACTTACTGGGCATTAGGACTACAGACAGTCCTTGCCCTCACATACATAACAGGAACACAGATTATAACCGAAGCCAGGAGAGGGGTACAAGATGCTGCAGAAGCATCAAAGAGGGAGCAATGACTCAAGATTGGGAGTCATTGAGTTGGGAAGTCTGAGAGATTACATTAACAGCCCCGGTTCACCCAGCCCTGAATCCTTGGCCATGTAACTTTGCCCTCCATCCACGACTTTGAGTTCTGCCATCCAACTTGCTTTGGCCAAGAAGATATTAGGAGGCATAACACAGGCAGGAAAAGAAGCTAAGATACTGGTCTTGTTCTCTTGTGTTTCTTTCCTGGCCATGAGAAGGACATGCCCAGCTTGCCCACTGGTCCCAAGAGAAGGATGGGAGACACATGGAGCAGAGCTGCTCCAGTCAAGGTGACCCAGGAAAGACCAGCAAAGAGCAGAGCCCCCAGCTGACCTGCAGATGCAAGAGGAAGCCCTGCTGTCCCATTTCACAGGAATGAAAGTATTAAGCCACCAAGTTCTCGGGGTGATGTGCTACATAGTAGCAGCAAACTGATGAAGCTTCCATAACCATTTCCGATACTTGCTTTTGTCTCCAATGGAGCACGGCCCGGCTCCTTCAATGTCCTGAGAACTGAGCTGCAATTGCTTCCTCTCTTTGCTTTTGGGAATTTACATTCTTGTTCTGAGCAGGTATCTGCCCTCAAGCCTCTGCCAATCTACCAAGGGTTCTTTGAGGGAATGAGTCACGTCTTTCCATTGGACTAGGAGCGCCTAAACGTAAAAGCCATGGATCCCCTTTCAGATCTCATAACCAGATCCATTTTCTCTTCATAGAGAGTCAAATTCATCTCCTAGTTGCCGGCTTGGGGGACACTGTAATCACTCCCATGCTCAGATTCAACCTACACTGGAACATTGTCAGCTCTTTCTTCCCTGGTGGGACAGGAAATTGAAATTGGCAAAGGCTGGAAGGATGAAAAGAGCACAACTGATCAAATAAGCCTGTTTGGCAAGTAACCAGActgcacacatacacagacaccacaatcccaccccttcctctctccagggACCACAGAGCAACTGATAGTTGATGAAACCATGACCAAGACCTTCACCACACACATCACGAAATCAAGTAACCACAGACTTTGGAAACCACAATGACAAGGTAGGAAGTCAGCTGAACAAAGGCCAGATTTGGTGCTAGTGGCTTTGCATTCATTggatcatttaatcctcataaaaatcTTGTGCAGCATACATTAACATGCCcgctctacagatgaggaaattgcagCTCAGGGAGGTAACTTGCCCAGGGCTCCAAATTAGAAGGTGGTGAAATCATTATGTGAACATAGATCTGTCTCTGGGCTGAAATGAGGAATGATAAAAGCCCTCCCTTTACCCTCTTCTTATCCAAATCTACTGACCATGCATCACAGTCACATGGCATGCTTATTAAAACACATATTCTGTTCTCCACCCCCAAATTTTCTGAATCAGGAGGTCCTGGGTGAGGTCTGGGACCACATTTTGAATAAACATTCCTGCAGGGCACACCGATAGAATCACTGAACTAGATCAGGTAAAACTTGAGCTTACCAAAAGGAAGATGGCATTCTTGGCCTTCAGAAAGTCTGAGCTGGCTGGGGAATGTTCAGAGGTGACATGAAAGCTGAAGGAAATGTACATCCCTGGAGAAAATGGACAGTTACCACAAACCCTGGAGAGAAGAGGTTTCTGTGATTCTTACTGTTGGAGGACGGAGGGAATGAAAAGTGCCCACCCAACTGAGAAGGTATCTGGAGACCAAAAAATGAGGCAGACAGTTCCATATGCCAATGAATCAGTTTCTTATGGGGTGACTTACTCACAGGGTGGGGGTTGGATGGATAATGACCGGGAAGCATTTGCAGCTCCACCCCTACACTGCCCAGGGGCAGCTTTATAGTTAATCTAGGGTATGGgggtaggtgcttggaaacaggaaGTACATTCCTAAATCAGGATTTTGAACAAGTAACTAGTCTTGTGGGCTCCGGGCATACGTCAGGGAAGGTTTTCATCATTGTTTGGGCACTAACAGCATAGAAGCCACCTGGTCCTAATGGTGATTAAACAGTATCTATTAACCACAAAGCCCTTGACAACAGAGTAGTGATTCACTGCACAGGGCAGTCCTGAGTGGGGTCAGCGGAAGGACAGGAGAAACCATAAGGAGCCAAGATGGCATTGGTTATGCCAACAGCTGTACACTTGCCAGCTCTCCTCTGAGATGAGTTTGAGGtaccatttttctctctttttctctatctCATCTGTAGAAATTGCCAGGAATCAGTGTCTTAGTTAGCTTGGGCTATTCCAACAAAATATCATAGAGTGGGTGGcttaaaaaatagacatgtatttctcactgttctgaaggctggaagtccaagatcaaggtgccagcaaatTTGGTTCTTGCTAAGGACCCCAACCCCTGGCTCTGAGGCTTCTGAGTGTATCCTCAcatggaggagagaggaagccCTGGTCTCGCCTCTTCTTCTTAGAAGGGCTCTAATTCcatcatgggggctccaccctcacaaCTTCAtctgaacctaattacctcccaacgaCCACACCATCTGATACCATCCCACTAAGAGTTAGaacttcaacgtatgaattttgggaatacaaacattcagtccgtAACAACCACCTTGGTCTTTTCTCCATTGGCTGAGGGTACTCAGGGCGCCACAAGCATCCAAGAGGAAGGGTCCTGGCTTATAGTACCCGCCTGGCCCCCgctctgtgcccctccagcctcctTTAGGCCCTTCCTGCAGGATATGCATCACAGTTTTTTGGGACTGCTGGGgttctggtctctcttcctccctctgcaaCACCAACCACTGGGCAGGCACCCCTCATCTCTTTCCAGAAGTCTTTCTGGGTAAATGTTATTAAAGCCTATTCATAGGAAAGGCTGCCAGGCAGTACTAAGCTCCCGACTGAACTCCAAGCCCCTGGGTTTAAGTCCCGACTTTACTAGATgattgaccttgggcaaattgcttacctgtaaaatgaaggtaataataTCCCTCTGGGGTTGTTTAGGAGAATTATCTAAGGAGGGACATATTAATTGCTTAGAACAATGACCTGGCACAAATGAAGTCAAAATGCATGTTGGTCACTCTCACTGctacagggagacagagacaggaagtcGTCGGGATTGAGATTTGAACACAAAGACTGTGCTCTGAACTGAGGTGTTGGGACTCTGTGCCTGGGACTGGTGGGCACCCGgcactttcctcttctcttcctgggtCAGCTTTTCCCTCACCCATAACTGACCATAATATGAAAGTTAAGTGTATGTACGTTGTATTCATgaagtaatatttattttctttgttactcATTAATAAAGCATGTGAATGTAACACTTCCTGGTTCTCTTTTGCAAAAACAAATTCTGTAAAATGATTCATAGTTGGTACTAGACATTCTCCGGCCTCAAATCCAGTCTGTGGCTCTGACAAAATTTATTTGTTCCCTCTCCTTTGCTGCCACCATGTGGTCATATTGGGTTATAACCAGCGTCTCCACAGGCTTTGGCAAGGCTCCGGGGTTAACTTGAACTTGTGAAATTGAACTTGTTATCAGGGTCTCAGTGAGCACCTAGTAAACCTCTGATTAAAGACATATAACACGTCTGGAAAAGCTATATAACTCTATTGTGAATTCCAGCCTTGGGGATTTTCTCCCACTTAAGCAGCAAACATTGACTTACGTCAACTCAGATCAAAGACCAGAAATGAAGGGACACTGTCCCTGTCCCCAGAAGCTTAGTAGTCTAATGTGTAATTGAACTTATAATTGAACTTTGGCAACCACTCAAGCTGAAGACAGGGTTATCCTACAGGAAAGGGAGACAGGTCATTCAAGTAACCAGCACATGAAAATCTCACAACTTAGGAAAAACTTCACagtttttcattaaattaaatacaGAATGATAGCATGATGGCAacagtagattttttaaaattaattgattcgtactgaaacattatgctgtacaccagaaatagacacattgtgactgattatacttcagtttaaaaaaatcattgattcATAAAATCTGAGAGCCCGAAGTATCTTAAAAATTGTCTACTTCAACCCCTCAccttacaaatggggaaactgaggccccgggAGAGGAAGAGGCTTGTCCTAGGGCACAGGGCTGGTGACAGAGAGGGCTAGGGTTCATGGTCGCTATACTCTGGATTGTTGCCACCCATAGCCGGTTGTGGGTGGCAGTATGGCTGGGGGGAAGGGAGCAGCGTTAAAGGGACTTTGGGAGGAAGGACTTTGTGGAGTCATGGGGGAAGAAGAGGGAACATCACAGGGGTGTTACATTATGGGTCACAGCCACGGTCCAGGCAGGCGATGTTCTGACATGAAACACAAGCAGGCCCAGGAGATCCAGGGCTTCACCCAGCCTCACTGCTTTTTATGTCTTCTTAGAATTCTCTCCTCTTTTATCTTCCTCCAACCTATTCTCTCCACTACCTTTTTTCTAACCAATTTCTTTTATTGACATTTGATCATTTTGCTTCCTCCACCAAGAACCAACATGCGTCATGGAATCAGCACAAATTTTGGAACTGCACagaccctgccctgcccactAGCTGGACGAGTTGGAACAGTAACTTAATTCTTCCAAGCTTTGGTTTCTTTATCTTTGAAAAGTTACTACTTCTTACCCTGAAAGGATGTGGCATTCAGTGAGCCAATACGTCCATTATTAAAGACTTGTTGATGCTTACCAAGTGCCAGGTGCAGGTGAGGAGGGCActggggataaaaaaaaaaacagcacttATTTGAAGGCTGACTGTGTTCTAAGTATTTTGTATGAGCTAACTCATTACTCATCCCCACttctcagatgaggaaaactgaggtacagagcgGTTCAGCCTCTTGCCCACAAAGCTGTAAATGTCGGCCTATTCCCAGTGTGAATAGCAGTCATGCCATCCACAGGGAGGAAAATTAAGTCCATGCCTTCAAGGGACATTCATTTCAGAGAAAAGTGAAATCTGGAAAATTACTGGGAGAGTTTATAATAGACAAATGTATTAGTTTCTTGCTCCTTCCCCCAATTCCATGATCAAAAAGGCTTACGCcaaatgaagaggaagagaagtgaTGGGAGTGCCCTCCTGTTTCAACTCCTTCCCTCTCTTGGTCAAATGAAGCAAGAGGAAACCAACAGCAGTGAGCCCGTGTTTGGTGACAGCTGCTGTCACTCACCGTAATCCACAGGTCTCCGAATCACGTGGAGGGCTTGGGAAGCGTGTGCTGGGCCACTCCCAGAACTTCTGatgcagtaggtctggggtgaagcctgagaatttgcatttctaacaagttccccagTGAAGCTGATGCTGCGGTTCTGGGACCAcacattgagaaccactgaacaACCCATGAAGTATTGTTATTCCCACTGCCGAGGTGAGGACACAGTTTCAGGGAGGCTAGGTCCCTCACTGGAAACCCCACCGCTAGTGAGAAACAGGATgtgatctgactccaaagcccgtGCTGCCTGCACTACACCTGAGGTGGAGATGTAACATTCCAGGACTTACCCATTCCACATCCGTTCACTTCATCCTAGAATATCTGTTCATGAAAAGCAAAGTCAGGTTTCCCTCAGAgcataatatattttcatttccaatGAGAACAGAAGATGGCTTGTAAAAGCTTAGAAAATGTTTCTGTCccagcggaaaaaaaaaaagaaaaaatgtgacaatgaatatatgtatgttcatgtataactgaaaaattgtgctctacactggaatttgacacaacattgtaagatgactataattcaataaaaaaagagtttaaaaaaagtttctatcCAATATTCTCTTCTATAAATCTATACTAAGAGAATGATCCAAAATACAGCCCCAAATACAAAGATGCTAAGTGTTTCAGCAAAAAACTGGGAATCTAAAcatccaaaattaaataaaagtatgGTTAAAATATGGCTTATGCAATGGATATGGAATATTATGAggccattaaaaattatttatttagaatttttataacATGTCAAAGCATTTATGATGTAACATTAAACAAAACACAGGACTAAACTCAATAATCTCtcaatgttattaaaaatattgaaaaaactggaaggaaatcaACAAGAACATTGACAACAGTTGTCTCTGCATCTAATAATTTTCTACGCTTTCCACACACTTTCTACAACAAGCTTTTTCAATACAAAACCCATGCACTTTCTTTCTGTTGATTAACTACAAGAGACATTGTCAAGACCCTTCCACAGTTAGTCAATTCCTAAATAGACAAGAAAAGCAAAACGGTGAACTTTAAAGCTAATATTTAATTCCAGATTACATTTTCCCTGTCCCTACAATGTgcacattttaaagtaaaaaacaagAGGAGAAAAAACTCAAAAGACAGTCATTATTATAAATACACAGAAAGAAGACCAGAAAGATACCTGTTAAATGATAACAGGGATTCTTTTTGGTTGGTGGAAATATAAAGGCTTTCTAAATCTCTTTTCAGCTTGACAATTTTTGCtacattttctacaatgaacttttattacttttgtaataaaaagtctttgttgtttttctttttaagagacaACCACCAAGCAAATTATAGCACATCAATACGATGGAATAAATAGCCATTTTTAAATGCTGTAGAAGAGTATTtaattacacacacaaaaaaggttgATATATCAGCCGACCATACTATAAAACAGTATGTTCAGAATGATCCCACTGTTTCGTttaacaacaagcaaacaaatgtcTGTGTATACAAAGAAAACACCCTAGAAGGAAATATCCCAAAATATGAATAGTGTTTTACTCTAGATGGTAGGATTAGAAGTTattctaattttcttattttgcttctGTATTTTGGTAAATTTCTTCTACTGAATATTAGTTACTTAttcaatatgcaaaaaaaaaagttttagcaaaagttacattaaacaaaaaaattacctTGTTAAATAAGAGAAACAGGGAAACAGATGAGCAGGagtaatttcctttaaaaagactTCCCAGCTCCATCCTAGCTCTAATTTTTAAGTCAAGCTGACCTTCCAGCGTCAAGAGGGCAGGCCACCTCGATCCTTCCTCCTACTGTAAACTCAACTATGCTCGAGCAGGACGTCAACTCCTGCAGCAAAGGTCACCCCTCTTGATGGGGCAGACACATGTGGTCCGGAACCTTCAAGTAAGACCCTAGGAGAGAAGAGGGTCTGGGGGGAAGAAATTTAACTGCCTCCTAGGGCTATGGATCTGATTACaagtaaatataatttacaatCATTTGATGAAGTAAATGCATTATTTATGTTGCAAATAACACACTAACTATAGAATTATACTCCCAGACCTGGCAGAGGCCTATGGGATCACCTGAAGACAATTTCCAGGACACTGGCTTTAGGATGCTATGTAAATATTGACTGGAAACAGTAACAGAGATGTTATGGTAGAGAATCTTAAGTAAACAGTTCAAAAGCCTAGCTTCCTCTTTATACAATGTTAAGTCACGTTATTGCTGGCCACAAGGTGATTCAGCTTTCTGATTTAATCTGAGAACTTCTTGACTGTATGTATCATAAGAGGGACTACAAAGAACAGCTGAAAAgccagaagacacagaaaagaacagaaataaacacacagacgTGCATCTTCCAGCCCCAACAATGAGAAATCTATGCAACGAGACCAGCCGTTTAATCTATTTCCAAATCACTATCCTCGCTGTGGCAGGTGGCAGAGTTACGCACAGACGTCAGCAACAAGACTTCTTTTTCTGGGAGCAACCCAAACTCCTGGAGGAAAGCTTCCAGGTCCACAGCGAAGAAATCTTCCCCCAGCTGGTCAGTGACGCGAACAAAATTGCCAATCAATTCGCCCCCCTTGTAGAtcagcagggcaggcagggcgTTCCTGGTGAAGCGGCTGCTGGCCCCGATCACCGAGCTCTTCACCCGGCAGAACTTGACAGCCGGGTACTCCGCCGCGAGGCAGATCATGCAGCCATTCATGGCGTCGGTCCCTGGGATGCCGTCCTCATAGATGTGGACCATGATGAGGGTGCTCTTCTGCTCTTTGTCAATCATGTCCAAAAACCCTTCTCCACTCGGGATCTCAAAGACCTGCTTGAACTGGGGCCCCTTGTGAAGCTGCTGCCGCATCTCTTCCATTCTCTGCTTCCGGTACTGCTGCAGGAACTCCTCATCATCTTGGTCCTCATTCATCATGGCAAACTCCTTCAGAGTCATCTGCGGGAGGACCAGCAAGGGAGCAAACCGAACAGTTACACGAGGTACCCAAGAGACATGACGCGGCACGCTAATGCTCTGTGTGCACTATATCTCACCGAAATCTTCTGACAACCCCGTCAGGAAGGGActtttattatccccactttacaaatgaggttGTAAGACCTGAGGTTATTTATACAAGTTCACACAGGTAACAAGTGTAAGACCAGGATTCAAACTAGATTTTTGAAAAACCCAGGCTTTCAATGACTGAGTCATAGTGCCTCCCCATCCAAATAGGCAGCGTCGGATAATACCACTTCATgagcttttgtctttttgtcaGTCTTGACAATGGGTTGATTATTTCATTCACTGTCTTGTTTCTGTTGAGAAGACAACAGGACATTGAGGAACTTTCACATTCATAATCCCTGCCCTGCATCACCCTCCCCCAACCTGCCCCACACACAAAATATACAGTCATACACTCTCTgaaaatgtgtttctctttttattaccAGTCACATGCTGAAATCGTTTCTGCTTTTATAACAGCAGTTGTGGGTGTACCAATTAAGGTACAACCTGCTTTTGCCACTTAGCACTATTATATCATAAATTATTCCTCATGTGTCCAAATATTCTTTGTAAAATTATACCCAACGTGCCCTGTCTTGCTTAACCACTCCCCTCTTTCTGGCATTCAGGCAGTTTCTAGTCCTGTTCTGTTGCAGCAACCCAGCAGGACAGGGACAGCCTCGCTAGGACAGCCCCATGTGACCACGGGATATTCTGCTCCATCTGGTCTCTCCCTCAATATAAGGAGGCTCTGTGAACAGTGGGCATGTTGTCCTGAAGCCGACTTACAAAAGCATCTTCCCCCTCCTGCCCTGGTGCAGCAAGACATCCCTGCTCCTGTGACAAAGCTCAGCTCCGCCTACCCTGGCGCAGAtgagagggtggggctggggggggccACACTGGACCAGAACGCATGTTGTCACTGCGTCACAGCCAGTACCATTCTTCTTTCCCTCTCGTGGCTCTCCCATCAGAGTGGCTCCTTCTGACCTGTTACGGTCTTTGCTGGAGTCTAATGCCCTGAAATCCTCCTCCTGGTCAAGGCAAATGACTCCTCACTTAATCCTCTTATCTGCTCCCTGACCCTGGTGGTTATTTCCAGCCAAGAGCCGCTTTAGGCTGTAGCCAAATGATCTCAGGCACTGCTAGACATCCATCGTGGTCAGAGGGCATGGGGGAAATAAAAGTCCTTCTGATACCAGGAAGGTAGAGAGAATCAGGGACCTAGTTCCAAATATCTCCGAGTGTCTGCTTGCTTCTACTCGATTGCCTCATTAGAATAAATTCTAATGAACAGGCTTCAGGTGAAACAGCAACATCatggacagagaaggaaaatctGGGTTAGAATCCCACTTCCTATTAGCACGTACTAGATGCACCGCCCTGAGCAAGTGCCCTCCCGTCTCTCAGctttggtttccccatctgtaaaatggggataacacctCCCACCTCAGAGGTTTATTTCTGGCCCAAGGTAAGCCCTCAATAAAAGACTGGAAACTTACTGAGCACTTTCAACAGGCCAGGCACTGTGATGGGCACTGTACCCACAACCCTGGGTGGTTGAGGCTGGGAGACTGGCCTCATTTAACCAAAGACACAGCAGACTCAGGATGGAAGAGACACTCCCCACAGCTgctggtggcagagctgagactcaAACCCAGGTGTGTATGAGCTGTGACAAGACTCTATACTTTCCCCTGCACTGCACAGCTCTTCGGAGGCCAAATCAAACCTGCTCCACCTCTTGAATCACTAACCCCGGCTCCAGCCACCAGGGAGGTTTCTAGAAAAGCCTGGGTGCTTCGAGTTACCTTCCCACTGATTTTCTCCTGGaggtctttctgtttctgttgatcCACCTCTTCGTCCAGATGGGAGCGGCAGCTCAGGGACAGCTTCTGGATCAGCCTCTCCATCTCGCGGCACTGCTCCTCCCGCTGCTCCGTCTCCAGCTGTTTGAAGCGGCGCCAGTCGTTGATCACGCCTTTTGGACCTGAGTTGGGGGTGACCGTGGCAGTGACCAAGAAGAACGAGCACGGAATCAGGGGCCAGCTCACATCTGTCTAAAGCTTGCTCTGGCGACAGCATGGTGACGCTCACATAGGGCAGCATGGTCTACACACAATCATGTCCATGGCAGCTCGGTCTATGATAATTAAAGGGCCATGCTAAGGCCCCACATTAGGAGATACGTTAAATAAATTAAGATTCATCTACtcaaaggaagagaaagcaaCTCTTAGAAAGAATGAGGTAGCTGTATGTTCCCTGCCCTGAAAAATGTTCAAGCACATTAGGtcaaaaaaaaagagcaaaatgcaGGACAGT encodes:
- the PDCL gene encoding phosducin-like protein, with amino-acid sequence MTTLDDKLLGEKLQYYYSSSEDEDSDHEDKDGGGGALAGSSMPADAELAGEGVSVNTGPKGVINDWRRFKQLETEQREEQCREMERLIQKLSLSCRSHLDEEVDQQKQKDLQEKISGKMTLKEFAMMNEDQDDEEFLQQYRKQRMEEMRQQLHKGPQFKQVFEIPSGEGFLDMIDKEQKSTLIMVHIYEDGIPGTDAMNGCMICLAAEYPAVKFCRVKSSVIGASSRFTRNALPALLIYKGGELIGNFVRVTDQLGEDFFAVDLEAFLQEFGLLPEKEVLLLTSVRNSATCHSEDSDLEID